The Formosa sp. Hel1_33_131 genome window below encodes:
- a CDS encoding antibiotic biosynthesis monooxygenase family protein, protein MMISNTPPPPYYAVIFTSVRTNDNEGYAETDALMSELALQQDGFLGMEHASSEIGITISYWRDVESIKHWKDNLDHQKAQIKGQKTWYSQYKVRIAKVERDYDFLKK, encoded by the coding sequence ATGATGATTTCAAACACACCCCCACCCCCCTATTACGCCGTTATTTTCACTTCTGTAAGAACAAATGACAACGAAGGCTATGCCGAAACGGATGCGCTTATGAGTGAACTCGCTCTTCAACAAGACGGTTTTTTGGGCATGGAACATGCCAGTTCCGAGATTGGAATCACCATATCCTATTGGCGCGATGTAGAATCCATCAAACACTGGAAAGACAATTTGGACCATCAAAAAGCACAGATTAAAGGACAAAAAACATGGTATAGCCAGTACAAAGTGCGTATTGCCAAAGTAGAACGCGACTATGATTTTCTAAAAAAATAA
- a CDS encoding S66 peptidase family protein: protein MNSSNTSSFTSHKSLEMIRPSYLKSGDTVAVLAPAGILKQDAEVIQKTKTLLNSWGLEVVFGDHLQTKSHHFAGTDAQRCSDMQTALDNPNIKAIWCARGGYGTLRIIDNLDFEGFKIHPKWIVGYSDVTVLHNALNNMGYESLHAMMCINLTDDATAIKHSVSTLKSALFGTLKSYEIEGYSDNKSGDAMGPLVGGNLSLLTAALGSDTQLDTKGKIIFIEEIGEHKYHIDRQLQSLKRAGYFKHCAGVIIGDMSQLKTNNPAWGQSIEALILEVLKDTDIPVAFGFPAGHEFENRALYFGRKIQLHVTKSKTRVLFVE from the coding sequence ATGAACTCCTCAAACACATCCTCTTTTACTTCTCATAAATCCTTAGAAATGATTCGCCCTTCCTATTTAAAATCAGGAGACACGGTTGCCGTGCTTGCGCCAGCAGGTATTTTAAAACAAGATGCCGAAGTGATTCAAAAAACCAAAACCCTCTTAAATAGTTGGGGATTGGAAGTCGTTTTTGGAGACCACCTCCAAACAAAATCACATCATTTTGCAGGAACCGACGCCCAACGCTGCAGCGACATGCAAACCGCCTTGGACAACCCAAACATCAAAGCCATTTGGTGTGCACGCGGCGGCTATGGTACTTTACGAATTATAGATAATTTGGATTTTGAAGGTTTTAAAATCCATCCCAAATGGATCGTTGGCTATTCAGATGTAACGGTATTGCACAATGCTTTAAACAACATGGGATATGAGAGTCTGCACGCTATGATGTGCATCAACCTCACCGATGATGCTACCGCCATAAAACACTCTGTTTCGACCTTAAAATCTGCACTTTTTGGAACTCTAAAAAGTTATGAAATTGAAGGATATTCTGACAACAAATCAGGAGATGCAATGGGGCCACTTGTAGGCGGAAATTTATCTTTATTAACCGCCGCCTTAGGAAGTGACACACAACTTGATACCAAAGGAAAAATTATTTTTATCGAGGAAATTGGCGAACACAAATACCATATCGATCGACAGTTACAAAGCTTGAAACGTGCGGGTTATTTTAAGCACTGTGCCGGTGTGATTATTGGCGATATGAGTCAACTGAAAACCAACAATCCTGCTTGGGGACAATCCATTGAAGCTTTGATTTTGGAGGTACTCAAAGATACGGATATACCCGTCGCCTTTGGATTTCCTGCAGGACATGAATTTGAAAATCGTGCCCTCTATTTTGGACGTAAAATTCAACTCCATGTGACCAAATCAAAAACGCGGGTCTTATTTGTAGAGTAA